In Panthera uncia isolate 11264 chromosome B4, Puncia_PCG_1.0, whole genome shotgun sequence, one genomic interval encodes:
- the GPRC5D gene encoding G-protein coupled receptor family C group 5 member D — translation MGGCSQKFVSSFFCRETEVHSREVHLQVTMYEDCVKSTEDYYFLCDNEGPWSIVLESLAIIGIVVTIILLLAFLFLMRRVQDCSQWNVLPTQFLFLLGVLGLFSLTFAFITQFNQQTAPVRYFLFGVLFALCFSCLLAHASNLVKLVRGRVSFSWTTILCIAIGVSLLQIIIATEYVTLMMTRGMMFMHMTPCQLNVDFVVLLVYVLFLMALTFFVSKATFCGPCENWKQHGRLIFVTVLISVIIWVVWISMLLRGNPQFQQQPQWDDPVICIALVTNAWVFLLLYIIPELCILYRSSKQTCPLPGNACPAPAYQCSFRVENQELSQARDSDGAEEDVALTSYGTPIQLQTVDPAQECFIPLPKPSSQEDAEIQSP, via the exons ATGGGTGGATGTAGTCAGAAATTTGTCTCATCTTTCTTCTGCAGGGAAACAGAAGTCCATTCTCGTGAGGTCCACCTACAAGTCACCATGTATGAGGACTGCGTCAAGTCCACTGAGGACTATTATTTCCTCTGTGACAACGAGGGGCCATGGAGCATTGTTCTAGAGTCCCTGGCAATAATTGGCATAGTAGTTACGATTATCCTACTCTTGGCATTTCTCTTCCTCATGCGAAGGGTTCAAGACTGCAGCCAGTGGAATGTCCTTCCCACTcagttcctcttcctcctgggtGTGTTGGGACTCTTTAGCCTCACGTTTGCCTTCATCACTCAGTTCAATCAGCAAACTGCCCCTGTACGCTACTTTCTCTTTGGGGTTCtctttgctctctgtttctcatgCCTCTTGGCTCATGCCTCCAACCTGGTGAAGCTGGTCCGGGGCAGAGTCTCCTTCTCTTGGACAACAATTCTGTGCATTGCTATTGGTGTCAGCTTGCTGCAAATAATCATTGCCACTGAGTATGTGACTCTTATGATGACCAGGGGTATGATGTTCATGCATATGACACCCTGTCAGCTCAACGTGGACTTTGTTGTGCTCCTGGTCTATGTCCTCTTCCTGATGGCCCTCACATTCTTCGTCTCCAAAGCCACTTTCTGTGGCCCATGTGAGAACTGGAAGCAACATGGAAGGCTCATCTTCGTCACTGTGCTCATCTCCGTCATTATCTGGGTAGTGTGGATCTCCATGCTCCTGAGAGGCAACCCACAGTTCCAGCAGCAGCCCCAGTGGGATGACCCTGTCATCTGTATTGCCCTGGTCACCAATGCATGGGTCTTCCTGCTCCTGTACATCATACCCGAGCTCTGCATTCTCTACAGATCGAGCAAGCAGACTTGCCCTTTACCAGGGAAtgcctgcccagccccagcctaCCAATGCAGCTTCAGAGTGGAGAACCAGGAACTCTCACAAG CCCGAGACAGTGATGGAGCTGAGGAGGATGTAGCATTAACTTCATATGGTACCCCCATTCAGCTGCAG actGTTGATCCCGCGCAAGAGTGTTTTATCCCACTGCCTAAACCAAGCTCCCAGGAAGACGCAGAAATACAAAGTCCATAG